A genomic segment from Xiphophorus maculatus strain JP 163 A chromosome 6, X_maculatus-5.0-male, whole genome shotgun sequence encodes:
- the LOC102237388 gene encoding caveolae-associated protein 4a-like yields the protein MDQHKLRSAGVQEKLEIVGVEDEAGNPISALTILSLLERVAGIIDNVQSCQQRMEERQLELENNIKTIQGDVLKLAKDHSDTSGTVEKLLQKTRKVSANVKEVRTRVEKQNIRVKKVETTQDELLTRNKFRVVIYQGETEVPSVAVTKSPKGLGLEGLDIEPDAYDIPADLSSDEEYLRDEEPDPSRAARLKKSMVKSTETLKAAFSKENMSKTKDNLGTKIHNLGEKVMPPERREKMQQAGERLKQSGERLKENIAKKAPTKETFRIKLKKERAVAEGQEGAEGEGEPAKEEKPESAAETKREGPVEQAGATRVSE from the exons ATGGATCAGCACAAGCTGCGCTCGGCAGGCGTCcaggagaagctggagatcGTTGGGGTGGAGGACGAGGCCGGCAACCCCATCAGCGCCCTCACCATCCTGTCTCTGCTGGAGCGCGTGGCCGGCATCATCGACAACGTCCAGTCCTGCCAGCAGCGCATGGAGGAGCGCCAGCTGGAGCTGGAGAACAACATCAAGACCATCCAGGGCGACGTCCTGAAGCTGGCCAAAGACCACAGCGACACCAGCGGCACCGTGGAGAAGCTCCTGCAGAAGACCCGCAAGGTGAGCGCCAACGTCAAGGAGGTCCGCACGCGCGTCGAGAAGCAGAACATCCGAGTCAAGAAGGTGGAAACGACGCAGGACGAGCTGCTGACGCGCAACAAGTTCAGAGTGGTCATCTACCAG GGTGAGACGGAGGTCCCATCCGTGGCTGTCACCAAATCTCCCAAAGGTCTTGGACTGGAAGGCCTGGACATTGAGCCCGATGCCTACGACATCCCCGCCGACCTCTCCTCCGACGAAGAGTACCTGAGAGACGAGGAGCCGGACCCGTCTCGAGCCGCTCGACTCAAGAAGTCCATGGTGAAGAGCACGGAGACCCTGAAGGCCGCCTTCTCCAAGGAGAACATGAGCAAAACCAAAGACAACCTGGGCACCAAGATCCACAACCTGGGCGAGAAGGTGATGCCGCCGGAGAGGAGGGAGAAGATGCAGCAGGCGGGGGAACGGCTGAAGCAGTCCGGCGAGCGACTGAAGGAGAACATCGCCAAGAAAGCTCCCACCAAAGAGACCTTCCGCATCAAGCTGAAGAAAGAGCGGGCCGTCGCCGAGGGCCAGGAGGGAGCCGAGGGAGAGGGCGAGCCGGCCAAGGAGGAGAAGCCGGAGAGCGCCGCGGAAACAAAGAGGGAGGGTCCGGTGGAGCAGGCCGGCGCCACCCGGGTGTCAGAATAA